From a single Saimiri boliviensis isolate mSaiBol1 chromosome 7, mSaiBol1.pri, whole genome shotgun sequence genomic region:
- the LOC101046441 gene encoding NKG2-E type II integral membrane protein isoform X2, which translates to MNKQRETFSEVSLAKDPKRQQRRPKGNKSSLSGTELEIFQEELNLPNAPLNHQGIDKIYDCKGLLPPPERLTAEVLGIICIVLMATVLKTIVLIPFLEQNNSSPNTRTQKAHHCDHCPEEWIMYSNSCYYIGKERRTWEESLLACASKNSSLLSIDNEEEMKVLASISAPSWIGVFRNSSHHPWVSIDGLTFKYTIKDSNNAEHNCAMLHIDGLKSKPCGSSYILRRGFTMLTRMVLIS; encoded by the exons ATGAATAAACAAAGAGAAACTTTTTCAGAAGTGAGTCTGGCAAAGGACCCAAAGAGGCAGCAAAGGAGACCTAAGGGTAATAAAAGCTCTCTTTCAGGAACCGAACTGGAAATATTCCAAGAAGAATTAAACCTTCCAAATGCTCCTCTGAATCATCAAGGGATTGATAAAATATATGACTGCAAAG GTTTACTGCCACCTCCAGAGAGGCTGACTGCTGAGGTCCTGGGAATCATTTGCATTGTCCTGATGGCCACTGTGTTAAAAACAATAGTTCTTATTCCTT TCCTGGAGCAGAACAACTCTTCCCCGAATACAAGAACCCAGAAAG CACATCATTGTGACCATTGTCCAGAGGAGTGGATTATGTATTCCAACAGTTGTTATTACATCGGTAAGGAAAGAAGAACGTGGGAAGAGAGTTTGCTGGCCTGTGCTTCAAAGAACTCCAGTCTGCTTTCTATAGACAATGAAGAAGAAATG aaagttCTGGCTTCCATTTCAGCTCCCTCATGGATTGGTGTGTTTCGTAACAGCAGCCATCATCCATGGGTGTCAATAGACGGTTTGACTTTCAAATATAC AATTAAAGACTCAAATAATGCTGAACATAACTGTGCAATGCTACATATAGATGGACTTAAATCAAAGCCATGTggatcttca TATATTTTG agacggggtttcaccatgttgaccaggatggtcttgatctcttga
- the LOC101046441 gene encoding NKG2-C type II integral membrane protein isoform X1 — protein MNKQRETFSEVSLAKDPKRQQRRPKGNKSSLSGTELEIFQEELNLPNAPLNHQGIDKIYDCKGLLPPPERLTAEVLGIICIVLMATVLKTIVLIPFLEQNNSSPNTRTQKAHHCDHCPEEWIMYSNSCYYIGKERRTWEESLLACASKNSSLLSIDNEEEMKVLASISAPSWIGVFRNSSHHPWVSIDGLTFKYTIKDSNNAEHNCAMLHIDGLKSKPCGSSIKYHCKHKL, from the exons ATGAATAAACAAAGAGAAACTTTTTCAGAAGTGAGTCTGGCAAAGGACCCAAAGAGGCAGCAAAGGAGACCTAAGGGTAATAAAAGCTCTCTTTCAGGAACCGAACTGGAAATATTCCAAGAAGAATTAAACCTTCCAAATGCTCCTCTGAATCATCAAGGGATTGATAAAATATATGACTGCAAAG GTTTACTGCCACCTCCAGAGAGGCTGACTGCTGAGGTCCTGGGAATCATTTGCATTGTCCTGATGGCCACTGTGTTAAAAACAATAGTTCTTATTCCTT TCCTGGAGCAGAACAACTCTTCCCCGAATACAAGAACCCAGAAAG CACATCATTGTGACCATTGTCCAGAGGAGTGGATTATGTATTCCAACAGTTGTTATTACATCGGTAAGGAAAGAAGAACGTGGGAAGAGAGTTTGCTGGCCTGTGCTTCAAAGAACTCCAGTCTGCTTTCTATAGACAATGAAGAAGAAATG aaagttCTGGCTTCCATTTCAGCTCCCTCATGGATTGGTGTGTTTCGTAACAGCAGCCATCATCCATGGGTGTCAATAGACGGTTTGACTTTCAAATATAC AATTAAAGACTCAAATAATGCTGAACATAACTGTGCAATGCTACATATAGATGGACTTAAATCAAAGCCATGTggatcttcaataaaatatcatTGTAAGCATAAgctttag